In the genome of Bacillus sp. S3, one region contains:
- a CDS encoding diguanylate cyclase domain-containing protein: MTMLLNELFNEFFQSIIEYNLDAVLVFSIEGKIIKQNQQAAKIFGYTDDEARGIHFRKLIVSKQEEIFDQMKRAAQGIPFDTEINAYCKKRKVLHLQVKCIPLKSQNQIIGFFCVVKDMTESFKAKLSLRESEKRYQLLADNSLDLIQLLNLDGIVTYASPSHKTVLGYNAEEYVGKWVLHQPDGAVDESFKKTFVNMVLTQKAFTHEIRRKHRSGYDVWLELKGTPMFDEDGNFQHMMLVGREVTERKIYQKELEFLSFHDSLTGVPNRRLFKEKLEQALKEGKRYQRKFALLFIDLDHFKRINDTYGHDIGDELLLEFSNRVKQQLRECDTLARHGGDEFTIILSDLQAEAEAIKIAKRILGSLKEPWKIGKHVIQMTLSMGIALYPKDGISSDELLKHADNALYVVKENGRNNMQVYSRITEDLS; the protein is encoded by the coding sequence ATGACCATGTTGCTGAATGAATTATTTAATGAGTTCTTTCAATCTATTATTGAATATAATCTTGATGCTGTACTTGTTTTTTCAATTGAAGGAAAGATTATTAAACAAAATCAACAAGCTGCAAAGATATTTGGATATACTGACGATGAAGCTCGAGGAATTCATTTCCGGAAGTTAATTGTGTCTAAACAAGAAGAAATTTTTGATCAAATGAAACGAGCAGCTCAGGGAATTCCATTTGATACTGAGATCAATGCTTATTGTAAAAAGAGAAAAGTTCTTCACTTACAGGTAAAATGCATTCCTTTGAAGTCTCAAAATCAAATAATTGGATTTTTTTGTGTTGTGAAAGATATGACAGAATCATTTAAAGCGAAACTTTCACTTAGGGAAAGTGAAAAAAGATATCAGCTCCTGGCTGATAATTCTCTCGATTTAATCCAGTTGCTCAATCTAGATGGTATTGTTACATACGCCTCCCCCTCTCATAAAACGGTATTGGGCTATAATGCAGAAGAATATGTCGGAAAATGGGTCCTCCACCAGCCAGATGGGGCTGTTGATGAAAGTTTTAAGAAAACCTTTGTGAACATGGTTTTGACTCAAAAGGCGTTCACACACGAAATCCGCCGCAAACATAGATCTGGTTATGATGTATGGTTAGAGTTGAAGGGGACGCCAATGTTTGATGAAGATGGAAATTTCCAACATATGATGCTGGTTGGGCGAGAAGTTACTGAACGGAAGATCTATCAAAAGGAACTGGAATTCTTAAGCTTCCATGATTCATTAACAGGGGTTCCAAATCGAAGGCTTTTTAAAGAGAAATTGGAACAAGCCTTAAAGGAAGGAAAGCGTTACCAGCGGAAATTTGCTCTGCTCTTCATTGATTTGGATCATTTTAAACGAATTAATGATACCTATGGTCATGATATAGGGGATGAGCTGTTACTGGAATTTTCGAATAGGGTGAAGCAACAGCTTCGTGAATGTGATACGTTGGCCCGCCATGGTGGAGATGAGTTTACCATCATACTATCTGACCTGCAAGCTGAAGCGGAGGCCATCAAAATTGCTAAACGAATTTTGGGATCACTTAAGGAACCTTGGAAAATTGGAAAACATGTGATTCAAATGACATTAAGCATGGGAATCGCACTATATCCAAAGGACGGTATTTCCAGTGATGAACTATTGAAACATGCGGATAACGCCCTTTACGTTGTGAAGGAAAACGGAAGGAACAATATGCAAGTATATTCAAGAATAACAGAAGATTTATCGTAG
- a CDS encoding YaaR family protein produces MKIHDPVRVNFSDPRQTGVDRSTSNNAAFQKIISSYSKDFTKDYLHKLLEGINQQGQQLIENPTFRELQKYKDLVKQFMGEVTKNGLALHQSESWDMYGGNKTLKTVQVLDRKLIELTDHVLNQQTSGLTLLERIGEMKGLLLNLYT; encoded by the coding sequence TTGAAGATACATGACCCGGTAAGGGTGAATTTTAGTGATCCCAGGCAAACAGGAGTGGATCGGTCCACCTCTAATAATGCTGCATTTCAAAAAATAATCAGCTCGTATTCAAAGGATTTCACAAAGGATTATTTACATAAGCTCCTTGAGGGAATTAATCAGCAAGGACAGCAATTGATTGAAAATCCAACCTTTCGCGAGCTGCAGAAATATAAGGATTTAGTGAAACAATTTATGGGAGAAGTCACGAAGAATGGGCTGGCATTGCATCAATCAGAAAGCTGGGACATGTACGGCGGGAATAAAACGTTAAAAACGGTTCAGGTGCTGGATCGCAAATTAATTGAATTAACCGATCATGTCCTGAATCAACAAACCTCCGGCCTAACCCTCTTGGAACGAATTGGCGAAATGAAAGGGTTATTGCTTAATTTATATACCTGA
- a CDS encoding flagellar hook-basal body protein, producing MLRGLYSAASGMYSLERRQEALANNLANAQTPGFKKDDTVLRAFPNLLINRIRDFNENGAGAQQLSGQSVPIGVLSNGVYTQERIPSFQQGSFVQSGMRLDVAIDDQAIPMENVNGRVVKPTAFFAIQLPDGGVGYTRNGKFDLDANGNLVTSDGYRVLGANHQPIQLVNNSKEDVQITADGQIMVNSENTIQNVGQIGIAVVQNPYELRRLGGNVYQSDQEVPFIQDGGGTNPGVNLHQGYYEGSNVDAGQTMSDMMMTVRGYEANQKVISVYEQSIQQLYSVGKLNG from the coding sequence ATGTTAAGAGGATTGTATTCCGCCGCATCAGGAATGTACTCGCTTGAGCGTAGACAAGAGGCATTGGCTAATAATTTGGCAAATGCTCAAACACCGGGTTTTAAGAAAGATGATACGGTACTACGTGCATTTCCGAACCTATTAATCAATCGAATTCGTGATTTTAATGAAAATGGCGCCGGAGCACAACAGTTATCCGGACAGTCTGTACCAATTGGTGTACTCTCAAATGGTGTTTATACCCAGGAGCGGATTCCAAGCTTTCAACAAGGCTCCTTTGTGCAAAGCGGAATGCGGCTCGATGTGGCGATTGATGATCAAGCGATTCCGATGGAAAATGTGAATGGACGAGTAGTAAAGCCAACTGCCTTTTTTGCGATACAGCTGCCGGATGGTGGTGTTGGATATACTCGGAATGGAAAATTCGATTTGGATGCCAATGGGAACCTGGTGACATCGGATGGTTATCGTGTGTTAGGAGCAAACCATCAGCCAATCCAATTGGTTAACAATAGTAAAGAAGATGTTCAGATTACCGCAGATGGACAAATCATGGTAAATTCAGAGAATACAATTCAAAATGTCGGGCAAATTGGTATCGCCGTTGTTCAAAATCCATACGAGCTGCGCCGTTTGGGGGGGAATGTCTATCAGTCTGACCAAGAGGTTCCTTTTATCCAAGATGGCGGCGGTACGAATCCGGGCGTTAATCTTCACCAGGGATATTATGAGGGGTCGAATGTGGATGCCGGGCAAACGATGTCAGATATGATGATGACCGTCCGCGGATACGAGGCCAATCAGAAGGTAATCTCTGTTTATGAACAATCAATACAGCAGCTGTACTCTGTTGGGAAACTTAATGGATAA
- a CDS encoding flagellar hook-basal body protein, giving the protein MNTSLYISSGALNAFQQKIDNASNNVANVNTTGYKRKDHSFSEILANQINNQGRTNQEEGRLSPNGLRVGYGTRTGLTQLDTTQGQAIETGNPFDFMIQGKGYFQISDPASGEVRFTRDGNFHLTPNPAKSGRYYLANANGSFLMDQTGKPIELDAQYDVNIDATGQIHLKNKNGLEASFTSPQRIGLVEIQNPSILRNAGGNEFSIDTGALGNGGNINDYVRVQPAGAAQISTGYLEGSNVDLTTEMTDLMMAQRSFQMNARAVSYADQMNGIANNILK; this is encoded by the coding sequence ATGAATACATCATTATATATTTCTTCCGGTGCACTAAATGCCTTTCAGCAAAAAATTGATAACGCATCAAATAATGTTGCGAACGTAAATACGACGGGCTATAAACGCAAGGATCATAGTTTTTCAGAAATTTTAGCAAATCAAATAAATAATCAGGGACGGACAAATCAGGAAGAAGGGCGTCTATCTCCTAATGGACTACGCGTTGGTTACGGTACCCGCACTGGGTTAACACAGTTAGATACGACCCAAGGGCAAGCGATTGAAACAGGTAATCCTTTTGATTTCATGATTCAAGGAAAGGGCTATTTTCAAATCAGCGATCCAGCGTCCGGTGAGGTCAGATTTACCCGTGATGGGAATTTTCATTTAACGCCGAATCCTGCTAAATCAGGGAGATACTATTTAGCAAATGCAAACGGTAGCTTTTTGATGGATCAAACGGGTAAGCCGATTGAACTGGATGCACAGTATGATGTCAATATTGATGCCACCGGTCAAATTCATCTAAAAAATAAAAATGGTCTTGAGGCTTCTTTTACTTCCCCGCAACGGATTGGACTAGTTGAGATTCAAAATCCATCGATTTTACGGAATGCGGGTGGAAATGAATTTTCGATTGACACAGGAGCATTAGGGAATGGTGGAAATATCAATGACTATGTGAGGGTGCAGCCAGCCGGTGCTGCGCAAATCTCAACTGGTTATCTTGAAGGTTCGAATGTTGATTTAACGACTGAAATGACGGACCTAATGATGGCACAGCGCAGTTTTCAAATGAATGCCAGGGCTGTTTCTTATGCCGATCAAATGAATGGGATTGCCAATAATATATTGAAGTAA
- the fliD gene encoding flagellar filament capping protein FliD: protein MVSVNLTTHISGLASGMDTEKMVSDMMRVNRIPLDKLMQSKTLNTWRTDAYREINTKIASFRSAMEDLRLEGTFTSAQKVTSNNSSIDVSMAGKASLAGFTITAAKMATPPTGSSVSFNTGIKSGSDSIFIDENSASDISFFVNEKKITIPKESKTFDKAIAEMNSQLAEKNIKVANVGGSLVFTTTDTGADKSITIEGFDNTTSSLNLTNGTTSNGSNGEKGFVTINGTTIEISSNNFTYDNVKINLREDIINGNGQAVVSVVPDTDKLFDKIKTFVDKYNELIKDLNDKISEPVNRKFPPLTDEQRKAMKEDEIKQWEEKAKIGLISNDPTVRQFLTQIRTSINEAVQGVTGAVGSLKDIGITTSSNYRENGKLTLDESKLKSMLSTNLPDIQKLFAAKDTTDSSKNTITSTEKYAKSGLAVRVYDRIGDVLDKLKVIAGAPGTVSINSSLAKEAASIDKNVAKVQDRLNSKEQNLWKKFNAMEEALQRLNSQSSWLYQQLGQ from the coding sequence ATGGTCAGCGTTAACTTGACAACGCATATTTCGGGATTGGCGTCCGGAATGGATACCGAAAAAATGGTAAGCGACATGATGAGGGTTAATAGAATCCCACTAGATAAATTGATGCAGTCAAAAACACTTAACACCTGGAGAACGGATGCATATAGGGAAATCAATACGAAAATAGCTAGTTTTAGAAGTGCGATGGAGGATTTACGACTTGAAGGGACGTTTACTTCAGCACAGAAAGTAACTTCAAACAATTCGAGTATTGATGTTTCCATGGCCGGGAAAGCATCGTTAGCGGGTTTTACAATTACAGCCGCAAAAATGGCTACACCGCCAACAGGATCATCAGTTAGTTTCAATACAGGAATAAAGAGTGGCTCGGATTCTATTTTCATAGACGAAAATAGTGCCTCAGATATTAGCTTCTTTGTAAATGAAAAAAAGATTACTATACCGAAAGAAAGTAAAACTTTTGATAAAGCAATTGCCGAAATGAATTCGCAACTCGCTGAAAAAAACATCAAAGTTGCTAATGTTGGCGGCTCACTTGTATTTACGACAACTGATACTGGAGCGGATAAATCCATTACAATAGAAGGATTTGATAACACCACCTCCAGTTTGAATTTAACAAATGGAACTACTAGTAACGGCTCTAATGGGGAGAAGGGGTTTGTTACAATTAATGGAACAACGATTGAAATTTCCAGTAACAACTTTACGTATGACAATGTCAAAATTAATCTTAGAGAAGATATTATCAATGGAAATGGGCAAGCAGTGGTAAGTGTGGTACCTGACACTGATAAGCTTTTCGATAAAATAAAAACGTTTGTTGATAAATATAATGAATTAATAAAGGATTTAAATGACAAAATTTCAGAGCCAGTAAATCGAAAATTTCCGCCATTAACGGATGAGCAAAGGAAAGCGATGAAAGAAGATGAAATTAAGCAGTGGGAAGAAAAAGCGAAAATTGGATTGATCTCAAACGATCCAACGGTTCGTCAATTTCTGACTCAAATTCGTACTAGTATTAATGAAGCGGTGCAAGGGGTAACAGGGGCAGTTGGATCCTTGAAGGATATTGGAATTACAACAAGTTCAAATTATCGGGAAAACGGGAAATTAACGTTAGATGAATCAAAACTTAAATCGATGCTTTCAACCAATTTGCCCGATATTCAAAAATTGTTTGCCGCTAAGGATACTACCGATAGTTCAAAAAATACCATAACAAGCACAGAAAAGTATGCTAAAAGCGGTCTTGCTGTCAGAGTTTATGATCGAATCGGTGACGTGTTGGATAAATTAAAAGTCATTGCTGGTGCTCCGGGTACTGTATCGATTAATAGTAGTTTGGCAAAAGAGGCGGCATCGATTGATAAAAATGTGGCTAAAGTTCAGGATCGTTTAAATTCTAAAGAACAGAATCTCTGGAAGAAATTCAACGCGATGGAAGAGGCCTTACAAAGATTAAATTCCCAAAGCTCGTGGCTATATCAGCAGCTGGGACAATAA
- a CDS encoding carbon storage regulator: MLIVGREVGQSVIIDDEIKVTVLQYGSKFKLSIEAPNHVQISSSKHNLNKLGKLKKTDRKIGETLQIGDHVKIAMIQTQSGLLRFAIDAPKEISIFREEIYEKRNKELIS; encoded by the coding sequence ATGCTGATTGTAGGCAGGGAAGTTGGACAATCTGTGATAATTGACGATGAAATCAAAGTAACTGTTCTACAATACGGTTCAAAGTTCAAACTCTCGATTGAAGCTCCAAACCATGTTCAAATTTCCTCGAGTAAACATAATTTGAACAAACTGGGCAAGCTCAAAAAAACAGATCGAAAAATTGGCGAGACTTTGCAAATTGGTGATCATGTCAAAATTGCCATGATTCAAACACAATCTGGCCTCTTACGATTCGCCATTGACGCTCCAAAAGAGATCAGTATATTTCGGGAGGAAATATACGAAAAACGAAATAAAGAACTAATCAGCTAA
- a CDS encoding flagellin: protein MQINHNIAALNTYRQLNTASTNQSKSMEKLSSGLRINKAGDDAAGLAISEKMRGQIRGLDMASKNAQDGISLISTAEGALNETHSILQRMRELSVQASNDTNIGTDRTAIQEEINQLATEIDRISDTTTFNTQKLLDGNFTNKQLQIGADENQNFQFSIDNMSATALISSASNQTANASVKEVAVVATGTPGTEPFAKADVDVSGYTEARDLDIKIKATTAPDGTNKGTFEVTINGETQTIQSDSGAADSDLTITVKPGQTITIDTQNNWTDSDEFNIKVAGKKMTTTGPDVSTYANAKDAISKLDTAIETVSTQRSKLGAYQNRLEHTINNLNTSSENLTAAESRIRDVDYALAA from the coding sequence ATGCAAATTAATCACAATATTGCAGCACTCAACACGTATCGTCAGTTGAACACTGCATCAACAAATCAATCTAAATCAATGGAGAAATTATCATCAGGGCTTCGTATTAATAAAGCTGGTGACGATGCTGCTGGACTTGCAATCTCTGAAAAAATGCGTGGACAAATTCGTGGATTGGATATGGCTTCTAAAAATGCACAAGATGGGATTTCTTTAATTTCGACTGCTGAGGGTGCATTAAATGAGACACACTCAATTTTACAACGTATGCGGGAACTATCTGTACAAGCTTCAAATGATACAAATATTGGTACAGATAGAACAGCAATACAGGAGGAAATTAATCAACTTGCCACTGAGATTGATAGGATTTCTGATACAACAACTTTTAATACTCAAAAATTATTAGATGGTAACTTCACAAATAAACAATTACAAATTGGAGCCGATGAAAATCAAAACTTCCAATTTTCAATTGATAATATGAGTGCCACTGCTTTAATTTCATCTGCATCAAATCAAACAGCGAATGCTAGTGTAAAGGAAGTCGCAGTTGTAGCAACTGGAACTCCTGGAACTGAACCGTTTGCAAAAGCCGACGTGGATGTTTCTGGTTATACTGAAGCAAGAGACTTAGACATTAAAATCAAAGCAACAACAGCACCTGATGGAACAAATAAAGGTACATTTGAAGTAACTATTAATGGGGAAACGCAAACAATTCAATCAGATTCGGGGGCTGCTGATTCGGATTTAACAATTACTGTTAAGCCTGGACAAACTATAACTATTGATACTCAAAATAACTGGACGGACAGTGATGAATTCAATATTAAGGTAGCTGGTAAAAAAATGACAACTACTGGACCAGATGTTAGCACATATGCTAATGCAAAAGATGCAATTTCTAAACTTGATACTGCAATTGAAACAGTTTCAACACAAAGGTCAAAACTAGGTGCATACCAAAACCGTTTAGAACACACTATTAATAACTTAAACACTTCTTCTGAAAACCTAACTGCAGCGGAATCTCGTATCCGTGACGTAGATTATGCTTTAGCTGCTTAA
- a CDS encoding EAL domain-containing protein gives MKRLFNRLTKEDDSTALIASEEEFPSIINDYLKPVIKLDVTGNVISYNHAFRKKFGYTKQELKKPFLKKCFKDQTDEVWKYFEKAQNGHKQAFNSIGICKNRETFDIHVTLMPIETENEWNIYVIIRNITDVIEREREILLFENNLNTVEEIGNIGTFHYDIFNDCTHFSKQYRTILGISEVEELPNTYQEILKYVHPDDYPILTQAFQNTLRDKATKTFECRIVSCDHATRHVFVQLEVFLDEDGQPARVIGFIQDITGRKDFEHRLYEKEKQLSQIYNNPDVGIWSVNVKADQLLFCSQGIEQISGYSMKELQRETIWSSIIHPEDLSRYFADQQKLAKGNILRHQYRIIHKNGKTIWVQDYTIPTLDERGTLIQLDGLISDISEQKVLNEKVQHLSYHDYLTNLPNRRMFDEKLQQHTEAYRNKNMKFAVMIFDIDRFKFINDTLGHSIGDEVLIELSKRLLSIITSDDLLARIGGDEFGLLIANMNSIDDLEKLAESIIQCLKDPFVLNGYELFVTASIGISIYPDDGEHGQELLKNADIALFKAEEQGRNNYKIISPSSSIESYKLFSLGRDLLKALENNEMVVYYQPRVDTRSGKMMCAEALIRWDHPEWGLVSPNEFLMIAEENNLMIQIEDWVLTEVCQQLKKWKDALMWTVPISINISATHFMKQKWLDHVEQTIRKAGIHPTDIEFEITESSFLNNEEVVKNTIKTLKEMGIKISLDDFGKGYSSLSYLAQFPFDVIKIDKSFIQNMNDSQHDLFIVKSIIYLAKGLEMDVVAEGVETIEQYRFLKKEHCQQIQGYLFSRPVSVLAFESLLQKKVLQPMDPKLKVKQSKRKYYRVNFPYPLAAKMKLMSIAGKTVHLGKSSVLIEDMSIGGLRFLSTLKLPIREDIILQFEMEILDKDIQLIGNIVWKEEEHDDITEYGIKFIIQEKEQSRIGTILNSFDVLMKNSTNLPSYRMVKEDKLQYLQSK, from the coding sequence ATGAAAAGACTTTTCAATAGACTAACTAAGGAAGATGACTCAACTGCATTAATTGCAAGTGAGGAGGAATTTCCCTCTATTATTAATGACTATCTTAAACCTGTAATCAAATTGGATGTCACTGGAAATGTCATTTCTTATAATCATGCCTTTAGGAAAAAATTTGGTTATACGAAACAAGAACTCAAAAAGCCATTTCTAAAAAAATGTTTTAAAGATCAAACCGATGAAGTATGGAAATATTTCGAAAAGGCCCAAAACGGGCATAAACAAGCATTTAATAGTATTGGAATATGCAAGAATAGGGAAACATTTGATATCCATGTTACATTAATGCCGATTGAAACTGAAAATGAATGGAATATCTATGTCATCATTAGAAATATTACGGATGTAATAGAGAGAGAAAGAGAGATTCTCCTGTTCGAAAATAACTTAAATACCGTTGAGGAGATAGGGAATATAGGAACTTTTCATTACGATATTTTCAACGATTGTACTCATTTTTCTAAACAATATCGAACCATTTTAGGAATAAGTGAAGTTGAAGAGTTGCCTAATACATATCAAGAGATTTTAAAGTATGTTCATCCTGACGATTATCCCATCCTGACACAAGCATTCCAGAATACCTTAAGGGACAAAGCAACTAAAACCTTTGAATGTAGGATTGTTAGCTGTGATCATGCAACCCGGCATGTTTTTGTTCAATTAGAAGTTTTTTTAGACGAAGATGGTCAACCTGCTCGGGTAATTGGATTCATTCAAGATATCACGGGGAGAAAAGATTTTGAACATAGATTGTACGAAAAAGAAAAACAGTTATCTCAAATTTATAACAACCCAGATGTAGGAATTTGGTCTGTGAATGTTAAAGCAGATCAATTACTCTTTTGTTCTCAAGGAATAGAACAGATTAGCGGGTATTCAATGAAAGAATTACAAAGGGAAACGATATGGTCATCTATCATTCACCCAGAGGATTTGTCTCGGTATTTTGCTGACCAACAGAAGTTGGCTAAAGGAAATATTCTGCGTCATCAATACCGTATTATCCATAAGAATGGTAAAACAATATGGGTTCAAGATTATACGATCCCCACACTTGATGAGCGCGGTACGTTAATTCAATTGGATGGTTTAATTTCGGATATTTCCGAGCAAAAAGTATTAAATGAAAAGGTTCAGCACCTTTCCTATCATGATTATTTAACGAATTTGCCAAATCGACGAATGTTCGATGAAAAATTACAGCAGCATACAGAGGCATATAGAAATAAAAATATGAAATTTGCTGTCATGATTTTTGACATTGATCGATTTAAGTTTATTAACGACACACTCGGACATTCCATTGGTGATGAAGTTTTAATAGAACTTTCTAAACGGCTCTTATCAATTATAACTTCCGATGATCTGCTAGCCAGAATTGGCGGAGACGAATTCGGTCTGTTAATCGCTAATATGAATTCGATTGATGACTTGGAGAAATTAGCCGAAAGCATTATTCAATGCTTAAAAGATCCTTTTGTTTTAAACGGGTATGAATTGTTTGTCACTGCAAGTATTGGGATTAGTATTTATCCTGACGATGGCGAGCATGGTCAGGAATTATTGAAAAATGCTGATATTGCCTTATTCAAAGCTGAAGAGCAAGGGAGAAATAACTATAAGATTATTTCCCCATCTAGTAGTATTGAGTCATACAAGTTATTTAGTCTAGGCAGGGATTTACTGAAAGCTTTGGAAAATAATGAGATGGTTGTGTATTATCAGCCTCGAGTGGACACAAGGTCAGGGAAAATGATGTGTGCCGAAGCGCTCATTCGGTGGGATCATCCTGAGTGGGGACTTGTTTCTCCGAATGAATTTCTGATGATTGCGGAAGAAAACAATTTAATGATTCAAATTGAAGACTGGGTTTTAACTGAAGTTTGTCAACAATTGAAGAAATGGAAAGATGCACTGATGTGGACGGTACCGATTTCCATCAATATTTCTGCTACCCATTTTATGAAACAAAAGTGGCTAGATCACGTTGAACAAACCATACGAAAAGCAGGAATTCACCCAACTGATATTGAGTTTGAAATTACGGAGAGTTCATTCTTAAATAATGAAGAAGTTGTAAAAAACACGATCAAAACCTTAAAGGAAATGGGAATTAAAATATCATTAGATGATTTTGGTAAAGGGTATTCATCATTATCCTATTTAGCCCAATTTCCATTTGACGTCATAAAAATTGATAAATCCTTTATCCAAAATATGAATGATAGTCAGCATGACTTGTTTATTGTCAAATCCATTATTTATTTAGCAAAAGGTTTGGAAATGGATGTGGTTGCGGAAGGGGTAGAAACGATTGAACAATATAGATTCCTAAAGAAAGAACACTGTCAGCAAATTCAAGGATATCTATTTAGCCGGCCGGTTTCTGTTCTAGCCTTCGAATCCCTTTTGCAGAAGAAAGTATTACAGCCAATGGATCCAAAGTTGAAAGTGAAACAAAGCAAACGGAAATATTATCGTGTTAATTTTCCTTACCCGCTTGCTGCTAAAATGAAGCTCATGTCGATTGCAGGTAAAACGGTGCATTTGGGAAAATCAAGTGTTTTAATTGAGGATATGAGCATTGGAGGTCTCCGTTTCCTTTCTACCTTGAAATTACCTATTAGAGAGGATATTATTCTTCAGTTTGAAATGGAAATTCTTGATAAAGATATTCAATTGATAGGTAATATTGTATGGAAAGAAGAAGAACATGATGATATAACCGAATACGGTATCAAATTTATCATTCAGGAAAAAGAACAATCCAGAATTGGTACCATTCTTAACAGTTTTGATGTGTTAATGAAAAACAGTACAAATTTGCCTTCATACAGGATGGTAAAGGAAGACAAGTTGCAGTATTTACAGTCAAAATAA
- the flaG gene encoding flagellar protein FlaG, with the protein MLEKLTNNNPSADFQVKQVELVPKVKEITKEKQEQQEQQALSKERTEKVIESMNDFLKESNTHLEFQFHEGLQKYYVAIVDDTTNEVIKEIPPKKLLDMYAEMTDYLGLLVDKKA; encoded by the coding sequence ATGTTGGAGAAGTTGACAAATAATAATCCATCAGCAGATTTTCAAGTGAAACAGGTGGAGCTAGTACCGAAAGTAAAAGAAATTACAAAGGAAAAACAAGAGCAGCAGGAACAACAAGCCTTGTCTAAGGAAAGAACTGAAAAGGTCATTGAAAGTATGAATGACTTTTTAAAGGAATCCAATACCCATTTAGAATTCCAGTTTCATGAGGGATTACAAAAATATTATGTTGCCATTGTCGATGATACAACGAACGAAGTGATTAAAGAAATTCCACCTAAGAAACTACTGGATATGTATGCGGAAATGACCGATTATCTCGGGCTATTGGTTGATAAAAAAGCTTAA
- a CDS encoding DUF6470 family protein codes for MQLPQIRLQQTFAQIGLRITQPVQEIHQEPANLSIKQLPAELSIEKKASRLEIDQIEAWNQLGFKNLNVLTEDIAEQARQDGLEAIATIAEEGDQMAAIENKSDAFAAIALQRSTPPPTNFNITFIPSYGSVKIHFTPAEVSINWKQGGAEIDSTVNKPTHQYTPGKTEVYLRQMQQLQIDFVGGNINNRV; via the coding sequence ATGCAGCTCCCACAAATTCGATTACAACAAACCTTTGCACAAATTGGGCTGCGGATCACACAGCCTGTACAAGAAATCCATCAAGAACCAGCAAATTTATCCATCAAACAGCTTCCTGCAGAATTGTCGATTGAGAAAAAAGCTTCGCGCTTGGAAATTGATCAAATTGAAGCATGGAATCAACTCGGCTTTAAAAATCTTAATGTCTTAACGGAGGATATTGCGGAACAGGCTAGGCAAGATGGTTTAGAGGCCATTGCCACAATCGCAGAAGAAGGCGACCAAATGGCTGCTATCGAAAATAAATCTGACGCCTTTGCTGCGATAGCCTTACAGAGAAGCACACCTCCTCCAACAAATTTCAATATAACCTTTATCCCCAGTTACGGATCGGTTAAAATTCATTTTACACCTGCAGAGGTTTCAATTAACTGGAAACAGGGTGGTGCGGAAATAGATTCAACAGTAAACAAACCCACACACCAGTATACACCTGGGAAGACGGAAGTGTATCTGAGGCAGATGCAGCAACTCCAAATAGATTTTGTTGGCGGAAACATTAATAATAGAGTATAA
- the flgM gene encoding flagellar biosynthesis anti-sigma factor FlgM: MRINDTNYGLYSYQKQQNRSTINTETTKKLSTSSSDNVEISARGREISQAMMSEQAKRQDRVQELKQQIADGTYHVDSSKVANRMLDFWKGTTK; this comes from the coding sequence ATGAGAATTAATGATACGAATTATGGTTTATATTCCTATCAAAAACAACAGAATCGTTCAACTATAAATACAGAAACAACGAAAAAATTATCAACATCATCTTCTGACAATGTGGAAATATCAGCACGCGGACGGGAAATTTCACAGGCAATGATGTCGGAACAAGCAAAGCGTCAAGATCGGGTTCAAGAATTAAAGCAGCAGATTGCAGATGGCACTTATCATGTTGATAGCAGCAAAGTTGCCAATAGAATGCTTGATTTCTGGAAGGGCACAACAAAGTAG